In a genomic window of Meleagris gallopavo isolate NT-WF06-2002-E0010 breed Aviagen turkey brand Nicholas breeding stock chromosome 1, Turkey_5.1, whole genome shotgun sequence:
- the LOC100548529 gene encoding tubulin alpha-4 chain produces MRECISVHVGQAGVQIGNACWELFCLEHGIQPDGTFKDQHNQLNYDDSFTTFFNETVTGKHVPRAVIVDLEPTVVDEVRAGTFRQLFHPEQLITGKEDAANNYARGHYTVGKESIDIVIDRVRKLADACSGLQGFLIFHSFGGGTGSGFTSLLMERLSVDYGKKSKLEFAIYPAPQVSTAVVEPYNSILTTHTTLEHSDCAFMVDNEAIYDICRRNLDIERPTYTNLNRLISQIVSSITASLRFDGALNVDLTEFQTNLVPYPRIHFPLVTYAPIISSDRAYHEQLSVAEITSSCFEPNNQMVKCDPRHGKYMACCMLYRGDVVPKDVNVAIAAIKTKRNIQFVDWCPTGFKVGINYQPPTVVPGGDLAQVQRAVCMLSNTTAIAEAWARLDHKFDLMYAKRAFVHWYVSEGMEEGEFAEAREDLAALEKDYEEVGTDSFEDENDGE; encoded by the exons ATG CGTGAGTGCATCTCTGTTCATGTTGGCCAGGCTGGAGTTCAGATAGGAAATGCATGCTGGGAACTCTTCTGCCTGGAGCACGGCATTCAGCCAGATGGCACCTTCAAGGATCAGCACAATCAACTCAACTACGATGACTCTTTTACAACATTTTTCAACGAAACTGTCACTGGGAAGCATGTGCCACGAGCTGTAATAGTGGACTTGGAACCAACTGTAGTAG ATGAAGTGCGGGCTGGCACCTTCCGGCAACTTTTTCATCCAGAACAGCTGATCACTGGAAAGGAAGATGCGGCTAATAACTACGCTCGTGGACACTACACTGTTGGCAAAGAAAGCATTGATATAGTGATTGATCGTGTTCGTAAGCTG GCTGATGCCTGTTCTGGACTGCAGGGATTCCTCATCTTCCACAGCTTTGGAGGGGGCACCGGCTCTGGCTTTACCTCTTTGTTGATGGAGCGCCTCTCTGTGGATTATGGAAAGAAGTCTAAACTAGAGTTTGCTATCTACCCAGCTCCTCAGGTCTCCACAGCTGTGGTAGAACCCTACAATTCCATCCTTACCACGCACACCACTCTGGAACACTCAGACTGCGCCTTCATGGTGGACAATGAGGCTATATATGACATCTGTCGCAGAAACCTAGACATTGAGCGCCCAACCTACACTAATCTCAATCGCCTGATCAGCCAGATTGTCTCCTCCATCACCGCATCGCTGCGCTTTGATGGTGCCCTCAATGTGGATCTGACAGAATTCCAGACAAACCTGGTGCCCTACCCACGCATCCACTTCCCCTTGGTGACCTATGCCCCCATCATCTCTTCTGACAGAGCATATCACGAGCAGCTCTCGGTGGCTGAAATCACCAGCTCCTGCTTTGAGCCCAACAACCAAATGGTGAAGTGTGACCCGCGGCATGGGAAGTACATGGCTTGCTGCATGCTCTATCGTGGTGATGTAGTTCCCAAAGATGTCAACGTAGCAATTGCTGCCATCAAGACCAAGAGAAATATCCAATTCGTTGACTGGTGTCCAACAGGCTTCAAG GTTGGGATCAACTATCAGCCTCCTACAGTAGTTCCTGGTGGAGACCTAGCCCAGGTTCAGCGAGCAGTCTGCATGCTCAGCAACACCACAGCTATTGCAGAGGCCTGGGCAAGGCTTGACCACAAGTTTGATCTCATGTACGCCAAGAGAGCTTTTGTGCATTGGTATGTAAGTGAAGGCATGGAGGAAGGAGAATTTGCAGAGGCCCGAGAGGATCTGGCTGCCCTGGAGAAGGACTATGAAGAAGTGGGAACTGACTcatttgaagatgaaaatgatggagagtaa